The Mauremys reevesii isolate NIE-2019 linkage group 1, ASM1616193v1, whole genome shotgun sequence genome has a segment encoding these proteins:
- the FGL2 gene encoding fibroleukin encodes MKKLIYLVLFKTALLAFTNVSALADEHTEGFKEGKAIDACPIKLKTNGKCEEGEECPYQINLPPMTIQLPKQFRLIEKALKEVQNLKDEVNKLKKSCQDCKLQADDNQERDSTEFLPPNREVPTENSKIQDNRVKELQSKVNKMSASLKNAKNQIQSLQSNVEKRSLINMDNVQNYVDSKVANLTSFFKNLDDRCSSKCPVIQSSPVIQLMQRDCADHYTAGRRRNGIYRVIPDPKNSSFEVYCDMESMGGGWTVLQMRQDGSINFNRTWNDYKNGFGNLSREFWLGNDKIHLLTKSKDMQLRIELEDFNGIREYAKYEQFYVANEYLKYRLSVSGYSGTAGDALHFSKHYNHDQKFFTTPDKDNDKYLSGNCGAYYSSGWWFDKCLSANLNGKYYHQKYKGVRNGIFWGTWHDVSNGLPDGYRQAFKQVKMMIRPKVFVP; translated from the exons ATGAAGAAGCTCATTTACTTAGTCTTGTTTAAGACAGCTCTGCTTGCTTTTACAAATGTTTCTGCACTTGCAGATGAACATACAGAAGGTTTTAAAGAAGGAAAAGCTATTGATGCTTGTCCTATAAAGCTCAAAACCAATGGGAAATGTGAAGAAGGAGAGGAATGTCCATATCAGATAAACCTGCCTCCGATGACCATCCAGCTACCTAAGCAGTTCAGATTGATTGAGAAGGCTCTCAAAGAAGTACAAAATCTTAAAGATGAAGTAAACAAATTGAAGAAATCTTGCCAAGATTGCAAGTTGCAGGCAGACGACAACCAAGAAAGAGACAGTACTGAATTCCTGCCACCTAATAGAGAAGTCCCCACAGAGAACAGTAAGATACAAGACAATAGAGTAAAGGAATTACAGAGCAAAGTTAATAAAATGTCAGCCAGTTTGAAGAATGCAAAGAATCAGATCCAGTCACTGCAGAGTAATGTGGAAAAAAGAAGCCTCATAAACATGGACAACGTACAAAATTACGTCGACAGCAAAGTAGCAAATCtgacatctttttttaaaaatttggatGACAGATGTTCTTCTAAGTGTCCAGTCATACAATCAAGTCCTG TTATACAACTAATGCAAAGAGACTGTGCTGATCATTACACAGCAGGTAGAAGGCGTAATGGAATCTACAGAGTTATTCCAGATCCAAAAAATAGCAGCTTTGAGGTTTACTGTGACATGGAATCAATGGGAGGTGGCTGGACAGTGCTACAGATGCGTCAAGATGGTAGCATTAACTTCAACAGAACATGGAATGACTACAAAAATGGCTTTGGAAATCTCAGCAGGGAGTTTTGGCTGGGGAATGATAAAATTCATCTCCTGACCAAAAGCAAGGATATGCAGCTGAGAATTGAGCTTGAAGATTTCAATGGTATTCGAGAATATGCTAAATATGAACAGTTCTATGTAGCCAATGAATATCTCAAGTACCGTCTAAGTGTCAGTGGCTATAGTGGTACAGCCGGAGATGCCCTGCACTTCAGTAAACATTACAACCATGATCAAAAATTCTTCACTACTCCGGACAAAGACAATGATAAGTATCTATCAGGAAATTGTGGGGCTTACTACAGTTCTGGCTGGTGGTTTGATAAATGTTTGTCTGCCAACCTAAATGGCAAATACTATCACCAAAAATACAAAGGTGTTCGCAATGGGAttttctggggcacctggcatgatGTTTCTAATGGTCTTCCAGATGGTTATAGGCAAGCTTTTAAACAGGTAAAAATGATGATCAGACCCAAAGTCTTTGTGCCATAA